A section of the Pimelobacter simplex genome encodes:
- a CDS encoding metal ABC transporter permease, with translation MSPLELFAEPFMQRALIAALLTGLAAPAIGTFLVQRRLALMGDGIGHVAVTGVAIGLLTGASPLWTAVLVAVLGAVLIEVIRERGQTNGDVALALLFYGGLAGGIFISGLAGQSASALNRYLFGSLNTISSSDVLVTMGLAIAVVGLCVGLAPQLFAVAQDQEFARVAGLRVRSYNVLVAVLAAVSVTVAMRTVGLLLVSALMVVPVATSQQVTRSFRTTLGAAMALGTLASVGGLVAATFASYKVNVAPGPTIVLLALACYAVAWPIGIWLRRRARLREPFASGQAAPEHDACGEHPHAHGPGCGHLAVPHDDHVDYVHDGHRHAVHGAHYDEH, from the coding sequence ATGTCCCCCCTCGAGCTGTTCGCCGAGCCGTTCATGCAGCGCGCCCTCATCGCCGCCCTGCTCACCGGACTCGCCGCGCCGGCCATCGGCACCTTCCTCGTGCAGCGCCGCCTCGCCCTGATGGGCGACGGCATCGGCCACGTCGCCGTCACCGGCGTCGCGATCGGCCTGCTCACCGGCGCCTCTCCCCTGTGGACCGCCGTGCTCGTCGCCGTCCTGGGCGCGGTGCTCATCGAGGTGATCCGCGAGCGCGGGCAGACCAACGGCGACGTCGCCCTCGCCCTGCTGTTCTACGGCGGCCTGGCCGGCGGCATCTTCATCAGCGGGCTCGCCGGGCAGAGCGCCTCCGCGCTCAACCGCTACCTCTTCGGGTCACTGAACACCATCTCGTCGAGTGACGTGCTCGTCACGATGGGCCTGGCCATCGCCGTCGTCGGCCTCTGCGTCGGCCTGGCACCCCAGCTCTTCGCCGTCGCCCAGGACCAGGAGTTCGCCCGGGTCGCCGGCCTGCGCGTGCGCTCCTACAACGTGCTCGTCGCGGTGCTCGCCGCCGTCTCCGTCACGGTCGCCATGCGCACGGTCGGCCTGCTGCTCGTCTCCGCGCTCATGGTGGTGCCGGTCGCCACCTCCCAGCAGGTCACCCGCTCGTTCCGGACCACCCTCGGCGCGGCCATGGCGCTCGGCACCCTGGCCTCGGTGGGCGGGCTGGTGGCGGCGACCTTCGCGTCGTACAAGGTCAACGTGGCGCCGGGGCCGACGATCGTCCTGCTCGCCCTCGCCTGCTACGCCGTCGCCTGGCCGATCGGCATCTGGCTGCGCCGCCGGGCGCGCCTGCGCGAGCCGTTCGCGTCCGGGCAGGCCGCGCCCGAGCACGACGCCTGCGGTGAGCACCCGCACGCACACGGACCGGGGTGCGGGCACC
- a CDS encoding glycine--tRNA ligase, whose amino-acid sequence MAKPPPSTVDQVVSLAKRRGFVYPCGEIYGGTRSAWDYGPLGVELKENIKRQWWRSMVQSRDDVVGLDSSVILPRQTWEASGHVATFNDPLTECLSCHKRYRYDHLQEQYAEKKGIANPDDVDLKDVVCANCGTRGAWTEPREFSGMLKTHLGVVEDESGLHYLRPETAQGIFLNFANVVTSQRMKPPFGIAQIGKSFRNEITPGNFIFRTREFEQMEMEFFVKPGEDDEWHKYWIEERTRWYVDLGINPDNLRHFVHPIEKLSHYSKGTTDIEYRFNFTGSEWGELEGIANRTDFDLSTHAEHSGKDLSYFDQANNTRYVPYVIEPAAGLSRSLMTFLVDAYAEDEAPNTKGGVDKRTVLRLDPRLAPVKVAVLPLSRNEDLTPRAKAVATELRALWNVEFDDAGAIGKRYRRQDEIGTPYCVTVDFDTLDDQAVTVRDRDTMSQERVALDKLTTYFAERLVGC is encoded by the coding sequence GTGGCCAAGCCGCCCCCGTCCACCGTCGACCAGGTCGTCTCCCTCGCGAAGCGCCGAGGCTTCGTCTACCCCTGCGGGGAGATCTACGGAGGCACCCGCTCCGCCTGGGACTACGGTCCGCTGGGCGTCGAGCTCAAGGAGAACATCAAGCGCCAGTGGTGGCGCTCGATGGTGCAGAGCCGGGACGACGTCGTCGGTCTCGACTCCAGCGTCATCCTGCCGCGCCAGACCTGGGAGGCCTCGGGCCACGTCGCGACGTTCAACGACCCGCTGACCGAGTGCCTCTCCTGCCACAAGCGCTACCGCTACGACCACCTGCAGGAGCAGTACGCCGAGAAGAAGGGGATCGCCAACCCCGACGACGTCGACCTCAAGGACGTCGTCTGCGCCAACTGCGGCACCCGCGGCGCGTGGACCGAGCCCCGTGAGTTCTCCGGCATGCTCAAGACCCACCTCGGTGTCGTCGAGGACGAGTCGGGCCTGCACTACCTGCGCCCCGAGACCGCCCAGGGCATCTTCCTCAACTTCGCCAACGTGGTCACCTCGCAGCGGATGAAGCCCCCGTTCGGCATCGCCCAGATCGGCAAGAGCTTCCGCAACGAGATCACGCCCGGCAACTTCATCTTCCGCACCCGTGAGTTCGAGCAGATGGAGATGGAGTTCTTCGTCAAGCCGGGTGAGGACGACGAGTGGCACAAGTACTGGATCGAGGAGCGCACCCGGTGGTACGTCGACCTCGGCATCAACCCCGACAACCTGCGCCACTTCGTGCACCCGATCGAGAAGCTGAGCCACTACTCCAAGGGCACCACCGACATCGAGTACCGCTTCAACTTCACCGGCTCCGAGTGGGGTGAGCTCGAGGGCATCGCCAACCGCACCGACTTCGACCTCTCGACCCACGCCGAGCACTCGGGCAAGGACCTGTCGTACTTCGACCAGGCCAACAACACCCGCTACGTGCCCTACGTCATCGAGCCCGCAGCCGGCCTCTCGCGCAGCCTGATGACCTTCCTGGTCGACGCCTACGCCGAGGACGAGGCGCCCAACACCAAGGGCGGCGTCGACAAGCGCACCGTGCTGCGCCTCGACCCGCGCCTGGCGCCGGTCAAGGTCGCCGTGCTGCCGCTGAGCCGCAACGAGGACCTCACGCCGCGGGCCAAGGCCGTCGCGACCGAACTGCGCGCGCTGTGGAACGTCGAGTTCGACGACGCGGGTGCCATCGGCAAGCGCTACCGCCGCCAGGACGAGATCGGTACGCCCTACTGCGTCACCGTCGACTTCGACACCCTCGACGACCAGGCGGTCACCGTGCGCGACCGGGACACCATGTCCCAGGAGCGGGTGGCCCTCGACAAGCTGACGACCTACTTCGCCGAGCGGCTCGTCGGATGCTGA
- a CDS encoding metal ABC transporter substrate-binding protein, which produces MRLMSGLVALSSLALLASGCSAFSDDTKADGKTTVAAAFYPLAYVSDRVTEGTGTDVQLLTQPGAEPHDLELTVKETAELASADLVVYESGFQPAVDDAVEQNAGGATLDATKVVDPLPFDESAEEHEEHAGEDGHDEEHDHDHGELDPHFWQDPLRMADLGDAVADKLAGVDADHAERYRSNAAALRTDLEALDAEYTAGLGACTRDTIVVSHDAFGYLEKYGLHVASIVGLTPDAEPTGATLGKLKELIRTEGITTVFSEPLKPALGENFAKDLGLRNGVLDPIEGLTDATADEDYLTLMRTNLEAIVAANGCR; this is translated from the coding sequence ATGCGCTTGATGTCCGGCCTCGTCGCCCTGTCCTCCCTCGCCCTGCTCGCCTCCGGCTGCTCGGCGTTCAGCGACGACACCAAGGCCGACGGCAAGACCACCGTCGCCGCCGCCTTCTACCCCCTGGCCTACGTCTCCGACCGGGTCACCGAGGGCACCGGCACCGACGTCCAACTGCTCACCCAGCCCGGTGCCGAGCCGCACGACCTCGAGCTGACGGTCAAGGAGACCGCCGAGCTCGCCTCGGCCGACCTCGTCGTCTACGAGTCGGGCTTCCAGCCGGCCGTCGACGACGCCGTCGAGCAGAACGCCGGCGGCGCCACCCTCGACGCCACCAAGGTCGTCGACCCCCTGCCCTTCGACGAGTCGGCCGAGGAGCACGAGGAGCACGCCGGCGAGGACGGGCACGACGAGGAGCACGACCACGACCACGGCGAGCTCGACCCGCACTTCTGGCAGGACCCGCTGCGCATGGCCGACCTCGGCGACGCCGTCGCCGACAAGCTGGCCGGCGTCGACGCCGACCACGCCGAGCGCTACCGCTCCAACGCCGCGGCGCTGCGCACCGACCTCGAGGCGCTCGACGCGGAGTACACCGCTGGCCTGGGCGCCTGCACGCGTGACACCATCGTGGTGTCCCACGACGCCTTCGGGTACCTCGAGAAGTACGGTCTCCACGTCGCCTCGATCGTGGGGCTGACCCCCGACGCCGAGCCGACCGGTGCGACGCTGGGCAAGCTGAAAGAGCTCATCCGGACGGAAGGCATCACCACGGTGTTCAGCGAGCCGCTCAAGCCGGCCCTCGGCGAGAACTTCGCCAAGGACCTCGGTCTCCGCAACGGCGTGCTCGACCCGATCGAGGGGCTGACCGACGCCACCGCGGACGAGGACTACCTGACGCTCATGCGCACCAACCTCGAGGCCATCGTGGCCGCCAACGGGTGCCGATGA
- a CDS encoding antibiotic biosynthesis monooxygenase family protein, with protein sequence MLVVNRFRAGEDPASLRADLERVHGLLADKPGYAGGSIGRNLDDPDLWVLTTRWDNVGAYRRALSSYELKLHGVPVLSRAIDEPGAYEVVEPGGVLNVADARVT encoded by the coding sequence GTGCTCGTCGTGAACCGCTTCCGCGCGGGGGAGGACCCCGCCTCGCTCCGGGCCGATCTCGAGCGCGTGCACGGACTCCTGGCCGACAAGCCGGGCTATGCCGGCGGCTCGATCGGGCGCAACCTCGACGACCCGGACCTGTGGGTGCTCACCACCCGCTGGGACAACGTCGGGGCCTACCGGCGGGCGCTGTCGTCGTACGAGCTCAAGCTGCACGGCGTGCCGGTGCTGAGCCGGGCGATCGACGAGCCGGGCGCCTACGAGGTGGTCGAGCCCGGCGGCGTGCTCAACGTGGCCGACGCTCGCGTAACCTAG
- a CDS encoding TetR/AcrR family transcriptional regulator, which yields MSGRLAAPREAMLDSAIALFRERGVAATSLRDVVAHSGAPRGSIYHHFPGGKAELAEDATRRAGELMGLLIRRIVDSADPATAVEAMIDHWSGVLLGSDFAATCPVAAAALSPDETAAARAAAGNAFAGWEDVLAAALTERGHPAAEAADRAALVVSAIEGALLVSRARRTDAPLRAVGRELVRHLT from the coding sequence ATGAGCGGCCGGCTCGCGGCGCCGCGCGAGGCGATGCTCGACAGCGCGATCGCCCTGTTCCGCGAGCGCGGCGTGGCGGCGACCTCGCTGCGCGACGTGGTGGCCCACAGCGGCGCTCCGCGCGGCTCGATCTACCACCACTTCCCCGGTGGCAAGGCCGAGCTGGCCGAGGACGCCACCCGCCGCGCGGGCGAGCTGATGGGCCTGCTGATCCGCCGGATCGTCGACAGCGCCGACCCCGCCACCGCGGTCGAGGCGATGATCGACCACTGGTCCGGGGTGCTGCTCGGCAGCGACTTCGCCGCGACCTGCCCGGTCGCCGCGGCCGCCCTGTCCCCCGACGAGACGGCGGCCGCGCGCGCCGCCGCCGGGAACGCCTTCGCGGGCTGGGAGGACGTCCTCGCCGCCGCGCTCACCGAGCGGGGACACCCCGCGGCCGAGGCGGCGGACCGGGCCGCGCTCGTCGTCAGCGCGATCGAGGGGGCGCTGCTGGTCAGCCGCGCCCGTCGTACGGACGCGCCGCTGCGGGCGGTCGGCCGGGAGCTGGTGCGCCACCTGACCTGA
- the dusB gene encoding tRNA dihydrouridine synthase DusB yields the protein MTLTLGSLEVPVPVVLAPMAGITNAAYRRLCAEQGAGLYVCEMITSRGLVEGDETTKRMLVFDEAETVRSVQLYGTDPTYVGQATKLLCGEWGVNHVDLNFGCPVPKVTRKGGGGALPWKRNLLGRILEEAVAAAAPYDVPVTMKTRKGLDDDHLTFLDAGRIAQETGVAAIALHGRTVAQAYSGQADWSAIAELVASVDLPVLGNGDIWEAADAVRMVEETGVAGVVVGRGCLGRPWLFRDLASAFGPEGPGATTLPTLGEVTVMMRRHAELLSEHMGEERGCKEFRKHVTWYLKGFRAGGELRRSLGLVDSLAALDRLLAELDGDEPFPVSELGAPRGRQGAPRHRIVLPEGWLDDTDGLGEGACGVLEDVDETTGG from the coding sequence GTGACGCTGACCCTCGGTTCGCTCGAGGTGCCCGTGCCGGTGGTGCTCGCCCCGATGGCCGGCATCACCAACGCCGCCTACCGCCGGCTCTGCGCCGAGCAGGGGGCCGGGCTCTACGTCTGCGAGATGATCACCAGCCGCGGACTGGTCGAGGGCGACGAGACCACGAAGCGGATGCTCGTCTTCGACGAGGCCGAGACGGTGCGCTCGGTCCAGCTCTACGGCACCGACCCGACCTACGTCGGCCAGGCCACCAAGCTGTTGTGTGGTGAATGGGGTGTCAACCATGTCGACCTCAACTTCGGCTGCCCGGTGCCCAAGGTCACCCGCAAGGGCGGCGGCGGCGCGCTGCCGTGGAAGCGCAACCTGCTCGGCCGCATCCTCGAGGAGGCGGTGGCCGCCGCGGCGCCGTACGACGTGCCGGTGACGATGAAGACCCGCAAGGGCCTCGACGACGACCACCTCACCTTCCTCGACGCCGGCCGGATCGCCCAGGAAACCGGCGTCGCCGCCATCGCGCTGCACGGGCGCACGGTCGCCCAGGCCTACTCGGGCCAGGCCGACTGGTCCGCCATCGCCGAGCTGGTCGCCAGCGTCGACCTGCCGGTGCTCGGCAATGGCGACATCTGGGAGGCCGCGGACGCCGTACGGATGGTCGAGGAGACGGGCGTCGCCGGCGTCGTCGTCGGCCGCGGCTGCCTGGGCCGCCCCTGGCTGTTCCGCGACCTCGCCTCGGCCTTCGGTCCCGAGGGTCCCGGTGCCACCACGCTGCCCACGCTGGGCGAGGTGACCGTGATGATGCGCCGCCACGCCGAGCTGCTCAGCGAGCACATGGGTGAGGAGCGCGGCTGCAAGGAGTTCCGCAAGCACGTCACCTGGTACCTCAAGGGCTTCCGGGCCGGCGGCGAGCTGCGCCGCTCGCTCGGCCTCGTCGACTCCCTGGCCGCCCTCGACCGGCTGCTGGCCGAGCTCGACGGCGACGAGCCGTTCCCGGTCTCCGAGCTCGGCGCGCCCCGCGGGCGCCAGGGTGCTCCGCGGCACCGGATCGTGCTCCCGGAGGGCTGGCTGGACGACACCGACGGCCTCGGCGAGGGGGCCTGCGGCGTCCTCGAGGACGTCGACGAGACCACCGGTGGCTGA
- a CDS encoding metal ABC transporter ATP-binding protein: MSTTPETRAAPAAVAISHGSVALGGRPVLRGIDLSVAPGDFVALMGANGSGKSTLVRALVGLRPLVSGEVRLFGTPLDDYDDWRRIGFVPQRATAASGIPASVWEVVAAGRLTRRRLLRPLSRTDRAAIDEALEIVGLADRRRDAVSNLSGGQQQRVLIARALAGEPELFFLDEPTAGVDLPNQQVLADTLRRLKERGATIVLVAHELGPLAPLVDRAVVLRDGRVAYDGPPLLDHEVHQPWFAEPHTHHHHHGRPTADHVPQVSSPVDRPRGDA; the protein is encoded by the coding sequence ATGAGCACCACCCCGGAGACCCGGGCCGCGCCGGCCGCGGTCGCGATCAGCCACGGCAGCGTCGCCCTCGGCGGCCGCCCGGTGCTGCGCGGCATCGACCTCAGCGTGGCCCCCGGCGACTTCGTCGCCCTGATGGGCGCCAACGGCTCGGGCAAGTCCACGCTCGTGCGTGCCCTGGTCGGCCTGCGGCCGCTGGTCTCCGGTGAGGTCCGCCTCTTCGGCACCCCCCTCGACGACTACGACGACTGGCGCCGGATCGGGTTCGTCCCCCAGCGCGCCACCGCCGCCTCCGGCATCCCCGCCTCGGTGTGGGAGGTCGTCGCCGCCGGGCGGCTCACCCGGCGCCGGCTGCTCCGCCCGCTCTCCCGGACCGACCGGGCCGCCATCGACGAGGCGCTCGAGATCGTCGGCCTCGCCGACCGGCGCCGCGACGCGGTCAGCAACCTCTCCGGCGGCCAGCAGCAGCGCGTGCTCATCGCCCGCGCGCTGGCCGGCGAGCCGGAGCTGTTCTTCCTCGACGAGCCCACCGCCGGCGTCGACCTGCCCAACCAGCAGGTGCTCGCCGACACCCTGCGCCGGCTCAAAGAGCGCGGCGCGACCATCGTCCTGGTCGCCCACGAGCTCGGGCCGCTGGCGCCCCTGGTCGACCGCGCCGTCGTCCTGCGCGACGGACGGGTCGCCTACGACGGCCCCCCGCTGCTCGACCACGAGGTGCACCAGCCGTGGTTCGCCGAGCCGCACACGCACCACCATCACCACGGACGCCCCACGGCCGACCACGTGCCCCAGGTCTCCTCCCCCGTCGACCGGCCGCGAGGCGATGCCTGA
- a CDS encoding molybdopterin-dependent oxidoreductase, whose protein sequence is MTTTSEPTWQKSACILCECNCGIEVQVEDRRLLRIRGDKDHPSSAGYTCEKPLRLDRYQNGTPRLTSPLRRRPDGTYEEIDWDTAITEIAGRLAAIRDEHGGDKIFFYGGGGQGNHLGAGYGQSLQAAVGAKYKSNALAQEKTGEMYVDGRLYGGHTKGDFEHAEVVVFVGKNPWQSHSFPRARPVLKEMAADPARTMVVIDPRRSETAAMADVHLQVRPGTDAWCLAALGAVLVQEDLVDHAFVRDHTTGAEPVLAAYREVDVADYAARCGVPEDLIRTTARRIGTAASVCTYEDLGIQQAPHSTLSSYLNKMLWILTGSFAQEGGMFLHSTFAAIAGGGSPAAPSGGSRRPRSPLRRVAGAASDLAVAGAVRLPAFLPDLVAAPAARRCAGRSRPWPPEVARPGRRRARRRRSVVRRSRGRGSSPGWCRATPSPRRSTPTTPTGSGRCGSTASTPRTRWPTRPASARRCVRSS, encoded by the coding sequence ATGACCACGACCTCCGAACCCACCTGGCAGAAGTCGGCCTGCATCCTGTGCGAGTGCAACTGCGGGATCGAGGTGCAGGTCGAGGACCGCCGGCTCCTGCGCATCCGCGGCGACAAGGACCATCCCTCGTCGGCGGGCTACACCTGCGAGAAGCCGCTGCGCCTCGACCGCTACCAGAACGGCACGCCCCGGCTGACCAGCCCGCTGCGGCGGCGCCCCGACGGCACCTACGAGGAGATCGACTGGGACACCGCGATCACCGAGATCGCCGGGCGCCTGGCCGCGATCCGCGACGAGCACGGCGGCGACAAGATCTTCTTCTACGGTGGCGGCGGGCAGGGCAACCACCTCGGCGCGGGCTACGGCCAGTCGCTCCAGGCCGCGGTCGGCGCGAAGTACAAGTCCAACGCGCTCGCCCAGGAGAAGACCGGCGAGATGTACGTCGACGGCCGGCTCTACGGCGGCCACACCAAGGGCGACTTCGAGCACGCCGAGGTCGTCGTCTTCGTCGGCAAGAACCCGTGGCAGTCGCACTCCTTCCCCCGCGCCCGGCCGGTGCTCAAGGAGATGGCGGCCGACCCGGCCCGGACCATGGTCGTGATCGACCCGCGGCGCAGCGAGACCGCGGCGATGGCCGACGTCCACCTGCAGGTCCGCCCCGGCACCGACGCGTGGTGCCTGGCCGCGCTCGGCGCGGTCCTGGTCCAGGAGGACCTCGTCGACCACGCCTTCGTCCGCGACCACACGACCGGCGCGGAGCCGGTGCTCGCGGCCTACCGCGAGGTCGACGTCGCCGACTACGCCGCCCGCTGCGGCGTGCCCGAGGACCTGATCCGCACCACCGCCCGCCGGATCGGCACCGCCGCGAGCGTGTGCACCTACGAGGACCTCGGCATCCAGCAGGCGCCGCACAGCACGCTGAGCTCCTACCTCAACAAGATGCTGTGGATCCTCACCGGCAGCTTCGCACAGGAGGGCGGGATGTTCCTGCACTCGACCTTCGCGGCGATCGCGGGCGGCGGCTCGCCCGCGGCGCCCTCCGGCGGGTCGCGGCGGCCGCGCTCACCGCTCCGGCGGGTCGCGGGTGCCGCGAGCGACCTCGCCGTCGCCGGCGCGGTCCGGCTGCCGGCCTTCCTGCCCGACCTCGTCGCCGCGCCCGCGGCCCGGCGCTGCGCGGGCCGGTCGCGGCCGTGGCCACCGGAGGTGGCGCGCCCGGGGCGCCGGCGCGCACGCCGGCGGCGGAGCGTCGTACGCCGGTCACGGGGGCGCGGATCATCGCCGGGCTGGTGCCGTGCAACTCCATCGCCGAGGAGATCGACACCGACCACCCCGACCGGTTCCGGGCGATGTGGATCGACAGCGTCAACCCCGCGCACTCGCTGGCCGACTCGGCCGGCTTCCGCAAGGCGATGCGTGCGCTCGAGCTGA
- a CDS encoding molybdopterin dinucleotide binding domain-containing protein has protein sequence MDTDHPDRFRAMWIDSVNPAHSLADSAGFRKAMRALELSVVVDIAMTETAREADYVLPAATQFEKWECTFFNVDFPENVFHLRAPLMDPLPGTLPEPEIYARLVRELGVVDESVLAPLRRAAARGTTQYALAFFATVAARPRLMGLAAYLLHETLGPTLGGARSAAALWGVAQLCALNQPAAVARAGFGGPGFEPGNRLFRRILEGEAVVFTRDEHADAWDYVRRPDRRFTLEIPELVERFRALADEPSSWTSAEFPVVLSAGERRSFTANTIIRDPSWRRRDADGALRISPADAAALGVGTGDAVRVVTEAGSAVATAEVTDTLQPGHVSLPNGLGVVHPDGSPGVAPNELTSVHHRDWLAGTPWHKYVPARLERA, from the coding sequence ATCGACACCGACCACCCCGACCGGTTCCGGGCGATGTGGATCGACAGCGTCAACCCCGCGCACTCGCTGGCCGACTCGGCCGGCTTCCGCAAGGCGATGCGTGCGCTCGAGCTGAGCGTCGTGGTCGACATCGCGATGACCGAGACCGCCCGCGAGGCGGACTACGTGCTGCCCGCGGCCACCCAGTTCGAGAAGTGGGAGTGCACGTTCTTCAACGTCGACTTCCCCGAGAACGTCTTCCACCTGCGCGCGCCGCTGATGGACCCCTTGCCCGGCACCCTGCCCGAGCCGGAGATCTACGCCCGCCTGGTGCGCGAGCTCGGCGTCGTCGACGAGAGCGTGCTCGCCCCCCTGCGCCGGGCCGCCGCGCGCGGGACGACCCAGTACGCGCTGGCGTTCTTCGCGACGGTGGCGGCCCGGCCGCGGCTGATGGGGCTGGCGGCGTACCTGCTGCACGAGACGCTGGGGCCCACGCTCGGCGGGGCCCGCAGCGCCGCCGCGCTCTGGGGCGTCGCCCAGCTGTGCGCGCTCAACCAGCCCGCGGCGGTGGCCCGGGCCGGGTTCGGCGGGCCCGGGTTCGAGCCCGGCAACCGGCTGTTCCGGCGGATCCTCGAGGGCGAGGCCGTCGTCTTCACCCGCGACGAGCACGCGGACGCGTGGGACTACGTGCGGCGGCCGGACCGGCGCTTCACGCTCGAGATCCCCGAGCTCGTCGAGCGGTTCCGCGCCCTGGCCGACGAGCCGAGCTCGTGGACCAGCGCGGAGTTCCCGGTCGTGCTCTCCGCCGGCGAGCGGCGCTCGTTCACCGCCAACACGATCATCCGCGATCCCTCCTGGCGCCGGCGCGACGCCGACGGCGCGCTCCGGATCAGCCCGGCCGACGCCGCCGCGCTCGGCGTCGGCACCGGGGACGCCGTCCGCGTGGTGACCGAGGCCGGCAGCGCGGTCGCGACGGCCGAGGTCACCGACACCCTCCAGCCCGGGCACGTCTCGCTGCCCAACGGCCTCGGCGTCGTCCACCCCGACGGCTCCCCCGGCGTCGCGCCCAACGAGCTGACCTCCGTGCACCACCGGGACTGGCTGGCCGGGACGCCCTGGCACAAGTACGTGCCGGCCCGGCTGGAGCGCGCATGA